A genomic stretch from Halichoerus grypus chromosome 7, mHalGry1.hap1.1, whole genome shotgun sequence includes:
- the CNTN2 gene encoding contactin-2, protein MGTPTRRKSHLLLLVAVVLVSFPAQSSARGTPATFGPVFEDQPLGLLFPEESTEEKVTLACRARASPPATYRWKLNGTEMKLEPGSRHQLVGGNLVIMNPTKAQDAGVYQCLASNPVGAVVSREAVLRFGFLQEFSKEERDPVKTHEGWGVMLPCNPPAHYPGLSYRWLLNEFPNFIPTDGRHFVSQTTGNLYIARTNASDLGNYSCLATSHMDFSTKSVFSKFAQLNLAAEDTRLFAPSIKARFPAETYALVGQQVTLECFAFGNPVPQIKWRKVDGSLSPQWATAEPTLQIPSVSFEDEGTYECEAENSKGRDTVQGRIIVQAQPEWLKVISDMEADIGSNLRWGCAAAGKPRPTVRWLRNGEPLASQSRVEVLAGDLRFSKLSLEDSGMYQCVAENKHGTIYASAELAVQALAPDFRLNPVKRLIPAARGGEVAIPCQPRAAPKAVVLWSKGTEILVNSSRVTVTPDGTLIIRNISRSDEGKYTCFAENFMGKANSTGILSVRDATKITLAPSSADINLGDSLTLQCHASHDPTMDLTFIWTLDDFPIDLDKPGGHYRRASAKETVGDLTILNAQLRHGGKYTCMAQTVVDSASKEATVLVRGPPGPPGGVVVRNIGDTTVQLSWSRGFDNHSPIAKYTLQARTPPAGKWKQVRTNPANIEGNAETAQVLGLTPWMDYEFRVLASNILGTGEPSGPSSKIRTKEAAPSVAPSGLSGGGGAPGELIVNWTPMSREYQNGDGFGYLLSFRRQGSGRWQTARVPGAHTQHFVYSNDSVRPYTPFEVKIRSYNRRGEGPESLTALVYSAEEEPRVAPTKVWAKGVSSSEMNVTWEPVQQDMNGILLGYELRYWKAGDKEAAADRVRTAGLDTSARVTGLHANTKYHVTVRAYNRAGTGPASPSANATTMKPPPQRPPGNISWTFSSSSLSIKWDPVVPLRNESAVTGYKMLYQNDLHPTPTLHLTSRNWIDIAVPEDIGHALVQIRTTGPGGDGTPAEVHIVRNGGTSMMVENSAISPAPHPGTILSSLMAILVLAGYLEL, encoded by the exons ATGGGGACACCCACCAGGAGGAAGTCACACCTGCTGCTGCTGGTCGCTGTGGTCCTTGTCTCCTTTCCAG CTCAGAGTTCAGCCCGGGGAACCCCGGCCACCTTTGGGCCAGTCTTTGAAGATCAGCCCCTCGGTCTGCTATTCCCAGAGGAGTCCACGGAGGAGAAGGTGACGCTGGCGTGCCGGGCCCGGGCCAGCCCTCCAGCCACCTATAG GTGGAAGCTGAACGGCACCGAGATGAAGCTGGAGCCAGGTTCCCGCCACCAGCTGGTGGGGGGCAACCTGGTCATCATGAACCCCACCAAGGCCCAGGACGCCGGCGTCTACCAGTGCCTGGCCTCCAACCCAGTGGGCGCCGTCGTCAGCAGGGAGGCTGTTCTCCGCTTCGGCT TTCTGCAGGAGTTCTCGAAGGAGGAGCGAGACCCGGTGAAAACCCACGAAGGCTGGGGGGTGATGCTGCCCTGTAACCCGCCTGCCCACTACCCAG GCCTGTCCTATCGCTGGCTCCTCAACGAGTTCCCCAACTTCATCCCGACGGACGGGCGTCACTTCGTGTCCCAGACCACGGGGAACCTGTACATTGCCCGGACCAACGCCTCAGACCTGGGCAACTACTCCTGCCTGGCCACCAGCCACATGGACTTCTCCACCAAGAGCGTCTTCAGCAAGTTCGCTCAGCTCAACCTGGCTGCTGAAG ACACCAGGCTCTTCGCACCCAGCATCAAGGCTCGGTTCCCAGCAGAGACCTATGCGCTGGTAGGGCAGCAGGTCACCCTGGAGTGCTTCGCCTTTGGGAA CCCCGTCCCCCAGATCAAGTGGCGCAAAGTGGACGGCTCCTTGTCCCCCCAGTGGGCCACCGCCGAGCCCACCCTGCAGATCCCCAGCGTCAGCTTCGAGGACGAGGGCACCTATGAGTGTGAGGCGGAGAACTCCAAGGGCCGCGACACCGTCCAGGGCCGCATCATCGTGCAGG CTCAGCCCGAGTGGCTGAAGGTGATCTCAGACATGGAGGCTGACATCGGTTCCAACCTGCGTTGGGGCTGTGCAGCGGCCGGCAAGCCCCGGCCCACGGTGCGCTGGCTGCGGAACGGGGAGCCTCTGGCCTCCCAG TCCCGTGTCGAGGTGCTGGCTGGGGACCTGCGCTTCTCCAAGCTGAGCCTGGAGGACTCGGGCATGTACCAGTGTGTGGCGGAGAACAAGCACGGCACCATCTATGCCAGTGCCGAGCTGGCTGTGCAAG CTCTGGCCCCCGACTTCAGGCTGAACCCTGTAAAGCGTCTGATCCCTGCGGCCCGCGGGGGAGAGGTTGCTATCCCCTGTCAGCCCCGGGCGGCTCCGAAGGCCGTGGTACTCTGGAGCAAAGGCACTGAGATTTTGGTCAACAGCAGCAG AGTGACTGTAACTCCGGACGGCACCTTGATCATAAGAAACATCAGCCGGTCAGATGAGGGCAAATACACCTGCTTCGCTGAGAACTTCATGGGGAAAGCCAATAGCACGGGCATCCTATCTGTGCGAG ATGCAACCAAGATCACTCTAGCTCCCTCGAGTGCGGACATCAACTTGGGAGATAGCCTGACCCTGCAATGCCACGCCTCCCATGACCCCACCATGGACCTCACCTTCATCTGGACCCTGGATGACTTCCCCATCGACCTCGATAAGCCTGGGGGTCACTACCGGAGGGCCAGCGCG AAGGAGACAGTTGGGGATCTGACCATCCTGAATGCCCAGCTGCGTCACGGCGGGAAGTACACGTGCATGGCCCAAACGGTGGTGGACAGTGCGTCCAAGGAGGCCACAGTCCTGGTCCGAG GTCCACCAGGTCCCCCAGGAGGCGTGGTGGTGAGGAACATTGGCGACACCACCGTCCAGCTCAGCTGGAGCCGAGGTTTCGACAACCACAGCCCCATTGCCAAGTACACCCTGCAAGCCCGCACTCCACCTGCAGGGAAGTGGAAGCAGGTTCGCACCA ATCCCGCCAACATCGAGGGCAACGCCGAGACTGCGCAGGTGCTGGGCCTCACGCCCTGGATGGACTATGAGTTCCGGGTCTTAGCCAGCAACATCCTGGGCACCGGGGAGCCCAGTGGGCCCTCTAGCAAAATCCGGACCAAGGAAGCAG CCCCCTCGGTGGCACCCTCGGGACTCAGCGGAGGGGGTGGAGCCCCCGGAGAGCTCATCGTCAACTGGACG CCCATGTCGCGGGAGTACCAGAACGGAGACGGCTTCGGCTACCTGCTGTCCTTCCGCAGGCAGGGCAGCGGCCGCTGGCAAACCGCCCGGGTGCCCGGCGCCCACACCCAGCACTTCGTCTACAGCAACGACAGCGTCCGGCCCTACACGCCCTTCGAGGTCAAGATCCGCAGCTACAACCGCCGCGGGGAAGGGCCCGAGAGCCTCACGGCGCTGGTGTACTCGGCCGAGGAAG AGCCCAGGGTGGCCCCTACCAAGGTCTGGGCCAAGGGGGTCTCATCTTCAGAGATGAACGTGACCTGGGAACCCGTGCAGCAGGACATGAATGGCATCCTCCTGGGGTATGAG CTCCGCTACTGGAAGGCCGGCGACAAAGAAGCAGCCGCTGACCGAGTGAGGACAGCCGGGCTGGACACCAGTGCCCGAGTCACTGGCCTGCACGCCAACACCAAGTACCACGTGACCGTGCGGGCCTACAACCGGGCAGGCACTGGGCCCGCCAGCCCTTCTGCCAATGCCACCACCATGAAGCCCC CCCCACAGCGCCCTCCTGGCAACATCTCCTGGACTTTCTCAAGCTCCAGTCTTAGTATCAAGTGGGATCCTGTGGTTCCTCTCCGAAATGAGTCTGCAGTCACAGGCTATAAG ATGCTGTACCAGAATGACTTACACCCGACTCCCACGCTCCACCTCACCAGCAGGAACTGGATAGACATTGCCGTTCCGGAAGACATCGGCCATGCCCTCGTGCAGATTCGGACCACAGGGCCTGGAGGGGATGGGACCCCAGCAGAAGTCCACATTGTGAGGAATGGAG GCACAAGCATGATGGTGGAGAACTCTGCAATCAGCCCGGCCCCACATCCTGGCACCATTCTCTCCTCATTGATGGCGATTCTGGTCCTCGCAGGCTACCTGGAGCTCTGA
- the TMEM81 gene encoding transmembrane protein 81, with the protein MRTSAAGFLLGSLVLAFGLPLVVTLPKTLAIPKKLQQAVGRVIVNATSCTVTCGLGYKEETVCEVGPDGVRRKCTSQRLECLTNWICGMLHFTVLIGKEFELSCLSSDILEVGREAFRFTWRLARGIISTDDEIFRPFRASSHFVRFESIQEYDSGTYRCDVQLLRNLRLVKRLYFGLRVLPPNLVNLNFHQSLTEHQKLVDKGLEVNLDNGSKPHGPPWKKKVAVALGIGITSGVAGGVLVIIALGSGLRLIYSSTGLESFRASLRKGWLPRNLLGPFRKPG; encoded by the coding sequence ATGAGGACCTCGGCCGCTGGTTTCCTCCTCGGGAGCCTGGTGTTGGCCTTTGGTCTGCCTTTGGTGGTGACTTTACCAAAAACACTGGCCATCCCGAAGAAACTGCAGCAAGCCGTGGGGAGGGTTATTGTCAATGCCACCAGCTGCACGGTCACCTGTGGCCTTGGCTATAAGGAGGAGACCGTCTGCGAGGTGGGCCCTGATGGCGTGAGAAGGAAGTGTACGTCTCAGCGCTTGGAATGTCTGACCAACTGGATCTGTGGGATGCTCCATTTCACCGTTCTCATAGGGAAGGAATTCGAGCTGAGCTGCCTGAGTTCAGACatcctggaggtggggagggaagcttTCCGGTTCACCTGGCGACTTGCTCGCGGTATCATCTCAACTGATGATGAAATCTTCAGACCCTTCCGGGCCAGCTCGCACTTCGTGAGGTTTGAGTCTATTCAGGAGTATGACTCTGGGACATACCGGTGTGATGTGCAGCTGTTAAGAAACTTGAGGCTTGTCAAGAGGCTCTATTTTGGGCTGCGGGTCCTTCCTCCTAACTTGGTGAACCTGAATTTCCATCAGTCCCTTACTGAGCATCAGAAGTTAGTCGATAAGGGCCTGGAAGTGAATCTGGACAATGGTTCTAAGCCTCACGGCCCACCGTGGAAAAAGAAGGTGGCTGTAGCTTTGGGAATAGGGATTACCAGTGGAGTAGCTGGTGGTGTGTTGGTGATCATTGCCCTGGGCAGTGGGCTGAGGCTGATCTACAGCAGTACCGGCCTTGAGTCCTTCAGAGCCTCCCTCCGGAAAGGCTGGCTGCCCAGGAACCTGCTGGGCCCGTTCAGGAAGCCAGGCTAG